A genome region from Polyodon spathula isolate WHYD16114869_AA chromosome 19, ASM1765450v1, whole genome shotgun sequence includes the following:
- the LOC121294502 gene encoding oxysterols receptor LXR-alpha-like isoform X2: MKTELARPLAHCIDNAGESKVFVSACELQLDSSTEDSSSGLLIEDRHDSSHPPRFNGTVLGPTWDHETDHFSQDLSPGSLNCALAMDPTDRMKLQVAGDTLDANTGCQPVKRKKGPAPKMLGNEVCSVCGDKASGFHYNVLSCEGCKGFFRRSVIKSAQYACKNGSRCEMDMYMRRKCQECRLRKCREAGMLEQCVLSEEQIQLKKMKRQEDETARASTLPQNHFPGAEAPKLAPEQLEMIEKLVAVQKQCNKSSFIDRLKVTPWPQSQDPLNREVRQQRFAHFTELAIMSVQEIVDFAKQLPGFLELTREDQIALLKTSTIEIMLLETSRRYNPAIECITFLKDFSYNKEDFAKAGLQLEFINPIFEFSKGMNDLHLDEAEFALLIAINIFSADRPNVQDHDLVERFQQPYVDALHSYTRIKRPNDHLMFPRMLMKLVSLRTLSSVHSEQVFALRLQDKKLPPLLSEIWDVHE; encoded by the exons GAGAAAGCAAAGTGTTTGTGTCAGCTTGTGAGCTGCAGCTGGACTCCAGCACAGAGGACTCAAGCAGCGGCCTGCTGATCGAAGACAGGCATGACTCCTCCCATCCGCCCAGATTCAACGGGACAGTGCTCGGCCCCACATGGGACCATGAGACTGACCACTTCTCACAGGATCTCTCCCCTGGCTCTCTGAACTGTGCCCTGGCCATGGACCCCACTGACAGGATGAAACTCCAAGTGGCTGGTGACACCCTGGATGCTAACACAG GATGTCAGCCCGTGAAGCGTAAGAAGGGCCCAGCCCCGAAGATGCTGGGGAACGAGGTGTGCAGCGTGTGCGGGGACAAGGCCTCGGGCTTCCACTACAACGTGCTGAGCTGCGAGGGCTGCAAGGGCTTCTTCCGCCGCAGCGTGATCAAGAGCGCGCAGTACGCCTGCAAGAACGGCAGCCGGTGCGAGATGGACATGTATATGCGCCGCAAGTGCCAGGAGTGCCGGCTCCGCAAGTGCAGGGAGGCGGGCATGCTGGAGCAGT GCGTGTTATCGGAAGAGCAGATCCAGTTAAAGAAGATGAAGAGGCAGGAAGATGAGACGGCCAGGGCGTCGACCCTGCCCCAGAATCACTTTCCAGGGGCAGAAGCACCCAAGCTCGCACCCGAGCAGTTAGAGATGATCGAGAAGCTGGTGGCAGTTCAGAAGCAGTGTAATAAGAGTTCCTTCATTGATCGCCTCAAAGTAACG CCGTGGCCTCAGAGCCAGGACCCGCTGAACCGGGAGGTGCGGCAGCAGCGCTTCGCTCACTTCACAGAGCTGGCCATCATGTCTGTGCAGGAGATCGTGGACTTCGCCAAGCAGCTGCCTGGATTCCTGGAGCTCACCCGCGAGGACCAGATCGCACTGCTCAAAACCTCCACCATCGAG ATTATGCTGTTGGAAACATCCAGGAGATACAACCCAGCCATAGAGTGCATCACCTTCCTCAAGGACTTCAGCTACAACAAGGAAGACTTTGCAAAAGCAG GTCTGCAGTTGGAGTTTATCAACCCCATCTTTGAGTTCTCCAAGGGGATGAACGACCTGCATTTAGACGAAGCCGAGTTCGCCCTTCTGATTGCAATCAACATCTTCTCTGCAG ACCGCCCGAACGTGCAAGACCACGATTTGGTGGAACGGTTCCAGCAGCCGTACGTCGATGCACTTCATTCCTACACCAGGATCAAGAGGCCAAAT GATCACCTGATGTTCCCCCGCATGTTGATGAAGCTGGTGAGCCTTCGCACCCTCAGTAGTGTCCACTCGGAGCAGGTCTTCGCTCTGCGGCTCCAGGACAAGAAACTGCCGCCTCTCCTGTCTGAAATCTGGGACGTCCACGAATGA
- the LOC121294502 gene encoding oxysterols receptor LXR-alpha-like isoform X1: MKTELARPLAHCIDNAGESKVFVSACELQLDSSTEDSSSGLLIEDRHDSSHPPRFNGTVLGPTWDHETDHFSQDLSPGSLNCALAMDPTDRMKLQVAGDTLDANTGCQPVKRKKGPAPKMLGNEVCSVCGDKASGFHYNVLSCEGCKGFFRRSVIKSAQYACKNGSRCEMDMYMRRKCQECRLRKCREAGMLEQCVLSEEQIQLKKMKRQEDETARASTLPQNHFPGAEAPKLAPEQLEMIEKLVAVQKQCNKSSFIDRLKVTQPCWFLSRQPWPQSQDPLNREVRQQRFAHFTELAIMSVQEIVDFAKQLPGFLELTREDQIALLKTSTIEIMLLETSRRYNPAIECITFLKDFSYNKEDFAKAGLQLEFINPIFEFSKGMNDLHLDEAEFALLIAINIFSADRPNVQDHDLVERFQQPYVDALHSYTRIKRPNDHLMFPRMLMKLVSLRTLSSVHSEQVFALRLQDKKLPPLLSEIWDVHE, translated from the exons GAGAAAGCAAAGTGTTTGTGTCAGCTTGTGAGCTGCAGCTGGACTCCAGCACAGAGGACTCAAGCAGCGGCCTGCTGATCGAAGACAGGCATGACTCCTCCCATCCGCCCAGATTCAACGGGACAGTGCTCGGCCCCACATGGGACCATGAGACTGACCACTTCTCACAGGATCTCTCCCCTGGCTCTCTGAACTGTGCCCTGGCCATGGACCCCACTGACAGGATGAAACTCCAAGTGGCTGGTGACACCCTGGATGCTAACACAG GATGTCAGCCCGTGAAGCGTAAGAAGGGCCCAGCCCCGAAGATGCTGGGGAACGAGGTGTGCAGCGTGTGCGGGGACAAGGCCTCGGGCTTCCACTACAACGTGCTGAGCTGCGAGGGCTGCAAGGGCTTCTTCCGCCGCAGCGTGATCAAGAGCGCGCAGTACGCCTGCAAGAACGGCAGCCGGTGCGAGATGGACATGTATATGCGCCGCAAGTGCCAGGAGTGCCGGCTCCGCAAGTGCAGGGAGGCGGGCATGCTGGAGCAGT GCGTGTTATCGGAAGAGCAGATCCAGTTAAAGAAGATGAAGAGGCAGGAAGATGAGACGGCCAGGGCGTCGACCCTGCCCCAGAATCACTTTCCAGGGGCAGAAGCACCCAAGCTCGCACCCGAGCAGTTAGAGATGATCGAGAAGCTGGTGGCAGTTCAGAAGCAGTGTAATAAGAGTTCCTTCATTGATCGCCTCAAAGTAACG CAGCCCTGTTGGTTTTTATCCCGACAGCCGTGGCCTCAGAGCCAGGACCCGCTGAACCGGGAGGTGCGGCAGCAGCGCTTCGCTCACTTCACAGAGCTGGCCATCATGTCTGTGCAGGAGATCGTGGACTTCGCCAAGCAGCTGCCTGGATTCCTGGAGCTCACCCGCGAGGACCAGATCGCACTGCTCAAAACCTCCACCATCGAG ATTATGCTGTTGGAAACATCCAGGAGATACAACCCAGCCATAGAGTGCATCACCTTCCTCAAGGACTTCAGCTACAACAAGGAAGACTTTGCAAAAGCAG GTCTGCAGTTGGAGTTTATCAACCCCATCTTTGAGTTCTCCAAGGGGATGAACGACCTGCATTTAGACGAAGCCGAGTTCGCCCTTCTGATTGCAATCAACATCTTCTCTGCAG ACCGCCCGAACGTGCAAGACCACGATTTGGTGGAACGGTTCCAGCAGCCGTACGTCGATGCACTTCATTCCTACACCAGGATCAAGAGGCCAAAT GATCACCTGATGTTCCCCCGCATGTTGATGAAGCTGGTGAGCCTTCGCACCCTCAGTAGTGTCCACTCGGAGCAGGTCTTCGCTCTGCGGCTCCAGGACAAGAAACTGCCGCCTCTCCTGTCTGAAATCTGGGACGTCCACGAATGA